One part of the Dyadobacter sp. 676 genome encodes these proteins:
- a CDS encoding 3-oxoacyl-ACP reductase family protein, which yields MQNLKDKVAFVTGGSRGIGAAIVRRLAAEGAKVTFTYVNSEDQAEALVKELSGSGLSAVAIQADNSKEGAVPAAINQAIEHYGKLDILVNSAGVYVGKAFEEHTTEDYDYVMNVNVRSVFEACLAASRKMERAGRIITIGSCMADRVAVPQATLYATSKAALSGFTKGLSRDLGPKEITVNLIQPGPVDTDMNPATSGFSDFQRGMMSIPRYGRPEHIADAVAFLASPANSYTTGSVITIDGGTLS from the coding sequence ATGCAAAACTTGAAAGATAAAGTCGCATTTGTAACAGGAGGTTCGCGGGGGATCGGTGCCGCGATCGTACGCCGGCTTGCGGCAGAAGGGGCAAAAGTGACTTTCACGTACGTCAACAGCGAAGATCAGGCCGAAGCGCTGGTAAAGGAACTCTCGGGATCGGGCCTGAGCGCCGTAGCCATTCAGGCCGATAATTCGAAGGAAGGTGCTGTTCCGGCCGCTATTAACCAGGCGATCGAGCATTACGGAAAGCTCGATATCCTCGTCAACAGCGCCGGGGTTTACGTGGGAAAGGCATTCGAAGAACATACCACCGAGGATTACGATTACGTCATGAATGTGAATGTCAGATCGGTATTCGAGGCGTGTCTGGCGGCTTCCCGCAAAATGGAACGCGCAGGCCGTATCATAACGATAGGCAGCTGCATGGCCGACCGGGTAGCGGTACCGCAGGCTACATTGTACGCAACGAGCAAAGCTGCATTATCGGGCTTTACAAAAGGCCTTTCGCGTGACCTTGGACCGAAGGAAATTACAGTGAACCTGATCCAGCCGGGCCCGGTCGACACGGATATGAACCCGGCCACATCGGGATTCTCCGACTTTCAGCGGGGCATGATGTCGATCCCCAGATATGGTCGCCCGGAACACATCGCCGATGCCGTGGCTTTCCTTGCCAGCCCGGCAAACAGCTACACCACCGGATCGGTGATCACCATCGATGGCGGTACGCTCAGCTAA
- a CDS encoding response regulator transcription factor, whose amino-acid sequence MKFLCIEDHPLTLLGLKTVFAELYPEAAVSYADTFDEALVILEHERFDLAVLDIDIPRGENISMMKLMRERQAGLPILIYSAFDERVYALPYLQSGADGFISKQASREEFCNAVGAILDHGRYVSHEVQQIFLSSVAGAGGRLRGNSIVSLSPRERRVMQLMAEGKWTKEIAAIMNLKENTVSTYKRRIYDKMEVKDPIELSKKIALFR is encoded by the coding sequence ATGAAATTCCTGTGTATCGAAGATCACCCGCTCACATTGCTCGGGCTTAAAACGGTGTTTGCCGAGCTTTACCCGGAGGCTGCCGTCAGCTATGCCGACACTTTCGACGAGGCACTGGTTATCCTTGAACATGAACGTTTCGACCTCGCCGTGCTGGATATCGACATTCCCCGCGGCGAAAATATCAGTATGATGAAACTGATGCGCGAAAGGCAAGCCGGCCTGCCTATTCTGATCTACTCGGCTTTCGACGAGCGGGTTTATGCGTTGCCTTATCTGCAGTCCGGTGCGGATGGTTTTATTTCAAAGCAGGCGTCCCGGGAGGAGTTCTGCAATGCGGTAGGGGCAATCCTCGATCATGGCCGTTACGTGAGCCACGAAGTCCAGCAGATCTTTCTGTCGAGTGTCGCGGGTGCCGGTGGTCGGCTTAGGGGCAATTCGATCGTTTCGCTCTCGCCACGTGAGCGCCGCGTCATGCAGCTCATGGCGGAAGGTAAATGGACCAAGGAGATCGCGGCCATCATGAATCTCAAAGAAAACACGGTTAGCACTTATAAAAGGCGTATTTACGACAAGATGGAGGTGAAAGACCCTATCGAGTTGTCGAAAAAAATAGCGTTGTTCAGGTAA
- a CDS encoding M56 family metallopeptidase, with translation MSAFPDYLLKLSVSFAVIAIFYHLVLRRLTFFDWNRHYLCWYSVQCFVFPLININTFLTPSAAPSPAHAFVQSVPAIASVAPAGPAPAWPVVPAEPVMPESADWVFRIWLAGAVVMLFRLLVNLRSYLRIRAQSRLFSDDGVKIYHFDLEMSPFSFWNAIFYNPRLHHPDELQDMILHEYVHVQQRHSIDVIWSEVICIVNWFNPFAWLIRSAIRQNLEYIADQKVLENHGDPKAYQYLLLRTAVGKEFPLINQFGCHSLKQRIVMMNRRASPRMLLSCFLFVFPLLAVLLAAFRADQPGESPRRNSVRIWSGGFEESKRKPKDLLHLSGLILDAETQKPIAGYVMNLYHDDRFIKTVTTDMDGFYFEEVPAKPEKNVTRDYTLRGVSDDFITGKSYQEGMPFGDGFTIFFLRKPELNSLLFTSYGVSPNPFYDSYDPRNTAKELKSYLLESVPPFAREMQLRVEYFRLKRWPKGVITVYKGAYFDRNRRLMGYRNKTKLFLNGKPADYTQINAAFKDYPYLLTEKQEKRTYNHHMSASEISYFTFPVYRDAPPVALVKGNVEIKDVRSFDPSRLNTEPYMLDGFRQVYGASSNLMPAKQEIKQVMLLKGSLAKYYDPALDRIWWIETRPVNEVFERPDFALK, from the coding sequence ATGTCGGCATTCCCGGATTACCTGCTCAAATTGTCGGTCAGCTTCGCCGTGATCGCGATTTTTTACCATTTGGTGTTGCGGCGGCTCACTTTTTTCGACTGGAACCGGCACTATTTATGCTGGTATTCGGTGCAATGCTTCGTGTTTCCGCTCATTAACATCAATACCTTTCTCACGCCGTCCGCTGCTCCATCGCCTGCCCACGCATTCGTACAAAGCGTACCCGCCATCGCCAGCGTAGCACCGGCCGGTCCGGCACCCGCCTGGCCTGTGGTGCCCGCCGAACCGGTCATGCCCGAATCTGCCGACTGGGTTTTTCGGATCTGGCTCGCGGGTGCGGTGGTAATGCTGTTCAGACTGCTCGTCAACCTGCGCTCTTATCTGAGGATCAGGGCACAATCGCGCCTGTTTTCGGATGATGGCGTGAAAATCTATCATTTCGACCTCGAAATGAGCCCGTTCTCCTTCTGGAATGCCATTTTTTATAACCCGCGCCTGCACCACCCGGACGAATTGCAGGACATGATCCTCCATGAATATGTCCACGTACAGCAACGGCATTCGATAGACGTGATTTGGTCGGAAGTAATCTGCATTGTCAATTGGTTCAACCCGTTCGCGTGGCTGATCAGAAGTGCGATCCGGCAGAACCTCGAATACATCGCCGATCAGAAGGTGCTGGAAAATCACGGCGATCCGAAAGCTTATCAATACTTATTGCTCAGAACGGCGGTCGGCAAAGAATTTCCGCTGATAAACCAGTTCGGCTGCCATTCCCTCAAACAACGGATCGTGATGATGAACAGGCGGGCAAGTCCCCGTATGTTGCTCAGCTGTTTCCTGTTTGTATTTCCGTTACTGGCGGTACTGCTGGCCGCATTCAGGGCCGATCAGCCCGGTGAAAGTCCGAGGCGTAACTCGGTAAGGATCTGGTCGGGCGGGTTTGAAGAAAGTAAACGGAAGCCAAAAGACCTGCTGCACTTATCCGGCCTGATCCTCGACGCCGAAACACAGAAGCCGATCGCCGGCTATGTCATGAACCTTTATCACGACGACCGCTTTATAAAGACCGTAACCACCGACATGGATGGTTTTTACTTTGAAGAAGTGCCTGCAAAGCCGGAAAAGAATGTAACACGCGACTACACGCTACGTGGCGTGAGCGACGATTTCATTACGGGCAAGAGTTATCAGGAAGGCATGCCGTTCGGGGACGGGTTCACCATCTTTTTTCTGCGGAAACCCGAATTGAATAGTCTGCTGTTCACCTCCTATGGCGTATCCCCCAACCCTTTCTATGACAGCTACGACCCTCGAAACACCGCAAAGGAGCTCAAATCCTATCTGCTCGAAAGTGTCCCTCCGTTTGCCAGGGAAATGCAACTGAGGGTGGAATATTTTCGATTAAAACGGTGGCCAAAGGGTGTGATCACCGTTTACAAAGGTGCCTATTTCGACCGGAACCGGCGGCTAATGGGTTACCGGAATAAGACGAAATTGTTCTTAAATGGTAAACCGGCCGACTACACGCAAATCAACGCCGCATTCAAAGATTATCCCTACCTGCTTACAGAAAAGCAGGAAAAACGAACTTACAATCATCACATGAGTGCTTCGGAAATCAGCTATTTTACATTCCCGGTTTACCGCGATGCCCCGCCCGTTGCCCTCGTGAAAGGAAATGTGGAAATAAAAGATGTGCGGTCTTTCGATCCTTCGAGATTAAATACCGAACCCTACATGCTCGACGGCTTCCGCCAGGTTTACGGCGCGAGCAGCAACCTGATGCCCGCCAAACAGGAAATCAAGCAGGTAATGCTGCTCAAAGGCAGCCTTGCCAAATATTACGATCCGGCGCTCGACAGGATTTGGTGGATCGAAACCCGGCCGGTGAACGAGGTCTTCGAACGGCCGGATTTCGCTTTGAAATAG
- a CDS encoding response regulator transcription factor has translation MNILIIEDEPLTVLGLKQKIGEINPVSVVDTAASIDTACELAGRNVYELMILDIDIKGKAGAGAVERIKALYPGTAILVITDLEERTYGLPYMRAGADGFLSKLATSAQFDEAIRAMMVMGKYASPALQQQMLQESQVARPVRYVNPLMSISDRERQVMNHLIAGKSTGEIAEILNINKTTVGTHKMRILKKMQVNSLIKLIEKVTMLS, from the coding sequence ATGAATATACTCATTATCGAGGATGAGCCGCTAACCGTGCTCGGGTTGAAACAAAAGATCGGGGAAATCAATCCTGTGTCGGTAGTCGATACCGCGGCGTCTATCGACACCGCTTGCGAGCTTGCGGGGCGCAATGTCTACGAACTGATGATCCTGGATATCGACATCAAGGGCAAAGCCGGTGCGGGGGCCGTGGAGCGGATCAAGGCGCTGTACCCGGGGACCGCGATCCTGGTCATTACTGATCTTGAAGAACGTACCTACGGCCTGCCGTATATGAGGGCCGGTGCGGACGGGTTCTTGTCGAAGCTGGCCACTTCGGCGCAGTTCGACGAGGCCATCAGGGCAATGATGGTAATGGGGAAATACGCCAGCCCGGCTTTGCAGCAGCAGATGTTACAGGAAAGCCAGGTAGCCCGGCCGGTGCGGTATGTGAACCCGCTCATGAGCATTTCCGACCGGGAGCGGCAAGTTATGAACCACCTCATCGCCGGGAAGTCGACCGGAGAGATCGCCGAAATCCTGAATATCAACAAGACCACCGTAGGTACCCATAAAATGCGGATACTTAAAAAGATGCAGGTCAACAGCCTGATCAAACTGATTGAGAAGGTAACGATGTTGAGTTGA
- a CDS encoding TonB-dependent receptor has translation MKMTRLLLIVSILASSLLSPAFAQFPAAGTSQPKALPGTAGDQSPKGSAKITGSIVDSASSKPIEFVSIALYNKAANQAVDGTVADEKGKFTLSKLVAGDYRVLISFIGYGNKTIDNIKLSKGQELDLGTIGLASNTKTLKEVTVTGQAALIEEKVDRLVYNAEKDITAKGGDATDILRKVPLLTVDLDGNVSLRGSQNIRVLINNKPSTIIANSVADALKQIPADQIKSVEVITSPSAKYDAEGSGGIINIITKKNSLQGLNLNIDGGVGNRGSMLALNGGYRKGKAGFTIGGFGRGMYNTVTKTSLEQTSIVDDVTTKTLQTGDGSSHGLFGNYNLGFDYDIAKNQSLTAGVKYGVRNFSNQQDLATRLMKTGSPDVLSARNVAADNLSGTVDVNVDYLHTFKPQQEWSVSTLYSRNDLTNDFDADIFEGKSLTARQRNLNKSINQEFTLQSDYQTPIKKNQMLEFGGKGIFREVKSKYSFLIAEPTGDFRPETDQPAGDLTYHQNIAAAYSSYTYTTKKRYTFKGGLRYEHTFIDASTNEGVVGVGNYGILVPSLNASKTFKGTTVKLGYNRRIQRPGLQQLNPNFNSANPQNITIGNPELRPELTNNYELGLSKNIKKTYVNATFFGRFTNNAITQVRQPSDTLDGAIVTTYENIGKQHAYGANLFANIAATSKINFGIFANVFYTKLTGQTLGQNRQQQEIHNDGVNISGGLFSQASFGNGWGAQAFGFMQGQQIQLQGKQGGFGFYTVGVKKEFANKKASLGLAAENFLSKRFKMHTELTSLQFSQVNDIYLYNRGFRLTFTYKIGKMTMEQPRKKTKSVNNDDVKSDGGGQQQGGGGQGGNAPR, from the coding sequence ATGAAAATGACAAGACTTCTCCTGATTGTTTCCATCCTCGCCAGCTCACTCCTTTCACCGGCATTCGCGCAGTTTCCGGCAGCAGGAACCAGCCAGCCCAAAGCCCTGCCGGGAACCGCCGGCGACCAAAGCCCAAAGGGATCGGCCAAGATTACCGGCTCCATTGTAGATTCAGCTTCATCCAAACCCATCGAATTTGTAAGCATTGCGTTGTATAACAAAGCGGCCAACCAGGCCGTGGACGGTACCGTTGCCGATGAGAAAGGGAAATTTACGCTTTCCAAACTCGTCGCAGGCGACTACCGGGTGCTCATTTCGTTCATCGGCTACGGCAACAAGACGATCGATAACATCAAACTTTCGAAAGGACAGGAGTTAGATCTCGGCACGATCGGCCTCGCCTCCAACACCAAAACCCTGAAAGAAGTGACCGTTACCGGCCAGGCCGCGCTGATCGAGGAAAAAGTAGACCGCCTCGTTTACAACGCGGAGAAGGATATTACCGCAAAAGGAGGCGATGCCACAGATATTTTACGTAAAGTACCCCTTCTCACTGTCGATCTGGACGGCAATGTTTCCCTGCGCGGCAGCCAGAACATCCGCGTGCTGATCAATAACAAACCCAGCACGATCATCGCCAACAGTGTGGCCGATGCCCTGAAACAAATCCCTGCGGACCAGATCAAATCGGTGGAAGTAATCACCAGTCCATCCGCCAAATACGACGCCGAAGGCTCCGGCGGTATCATTAATATTATCACGAAAAAGAACTCCCTGCAAGGCCTGAACCTGAATATCGACGGCGGGGTGGGTAACCGGGGTTCCATGCTCGCGCTGAATGGCGGCTACCGCAAAGGCAAAGCCGGCTTTACGATCGGCGGGTTCGGCCGGGGGATGTATAACACGGTCACCAAAACAAGCCTGGAACAAACCAGCATCGTTGACGACGTGACTACAAAAACGCTGCAAACCGGTGACGGTTCGAGCCACGGGCTTTTCGGAAACTATAACCTGGGCTTCGATTACGATATCGCTAAAAACCAAAGCCTGACCGCCGGTGTGAAATACGGGGTGCGGAACTTCTCGAACCAGCAGGACCTCGCTACGCGCCTGATGAAAACCGGTTCGCCGGACGTTCTCTCCGCCCGGAATGTGGCGGCCGACAACCTCTCGGGAACCGTGGATGTGAATGTCGACTACCTGCATACGTTCAAACCGCAGCAGGAATGGAGCGTATCGACCCTGTACAGCCGCAACGACCTTACCAATGATTTCGACGCCGATATCTTCGAGGGAAAGTCGCTGACAGCCCGCCAGCGCAATCTCAACAAGAGCATTAACCAGGAGTTTACGTTACAATCCGATTACCAGACACCCATCAAGAAAAACCAGATGCTCGAATTCGGCGGCAAAGGGATTTTCAGGGAAGTAAAAAGTAAATACAGCTTCCTCATTGCCGAGCCCACCGGCGACTTCCGCCCTGAAACCGATCAGCCTGCGGGTGATCTGACTTACCATCAGAATATAGCGGCGGCATATTCATCTTATACTTATACTACAAAAAAACGCTACACATTCAAAGGCGGCCTGCGTTACGAGCACACGTTCATCGACGCCAGCACTAATGAGGGCGTTGTGGGTGTCGGCAACTACGGGATACTCGTACCCAGCCTCAATGCATCGAAGACGTTCAAAGGAACGACCGTGAAACTGGGTTACAACCGCCGCATCCAGCGCCCCGGCCTGCAACAGCTGAACCCGAACTTCAATTCGGCCAACCCACAGAATATCACCATCGGAAACCCGGAACTTCGCCCGGAGCTGACCAACAATTACGAACTGGGATTGAGTAAAAACATTAAGAAGACGTACGTCAATGCCACTTTTTTCGGGCGGTTCACCAACAATGCCATTACGCAGGTGCGCCAGCCTTCGGATACGCTCGACGGCGCGATCGTGACCACCTATGAGAACATCGGCAAGCAGCACGCTTACGGGGCGAACCTCTTCGCCAATATCGCTGCCACCTCGAAGATCAACTTCGGGATTTTCGCCAACGTGTTTTATACCAAACTAACCGGACAAACGCTCGGACAGAACAGGCAGCAGCAGGAAATCCACAACGATGGCGTGAATATCAGCGGCGGTCTGTTCTCGCAGGCGTCGTTCGGAAATGGCTGGGGCGCCCAGGCTTTCGGTTTCATGCAGGGCCAGCAAATCCAGTTACAGGGTAAGCAGGGCGGATTCGGGTTTTATACGGTCGGCGTCAAGAAAGAGTTTGCCAATAAAAAGGCGAGCCTCGGACTCGCGGCCGAAAACTTCCTGAGCAAAAGGTTTAAAATGCACACCGAATTGACGTCCTTGCAGTTCAGCCAGGTGAATGACATATACCTTTACAACCGCGGCTTCCGTCTGACGTTCACTTATAAAATCGGGAAAATGACTATGGAACAGCCCAGAAAAAAGACGAAGTCGGTGAACAACGACGATGTGAAGAGCGACGGCGGCGGACAACAGCAAGGCGGCGGCGGACAAGGCGGCAACGCCCCGCGGTAA
- a CDS encoding helix-turn-helix domain-containing protein, with protein MRKQSSTNLENEMLINGNCDMAYTLDLIGGRWKPSILWRLAYGAMRYSDLRRSLPAVSERILILQLREMESDGLISRKVYPEVPPRVEYQLTALGKSLEPVLRVLTDWGADNRPGSERKAKRCTLPAVI; from the coding sequence ATGCGAAAACAGAGCTCCACGAACCTTGAAAACGAAATGCTGATCAACGGAAATTGCGACATGGCCTATACACTGGACCTGATCGGCGGCCGTTGGAAGCCGTCGATCCTCTGGCGGCTGGCATACGGGGCCATGCGGTACAGTGACCTCCGGCGCAGCCTTCCGGCCGTTTCCGAACGTATCCTCATATTGCAGCTGCGCGAAATGGAAAGCGACGGGCTCATCAGCCGTAAAGTGTACCCCGAGGTGCCGCCCCGTGTCGAATACCAGCTTACCGCCCTCGGTAAAAGCCTCGAACCGGTCCTTCGGGTACTTACCGACTGGGGTGCCGACAACCGGCCCGGTTCCGAACGAAAAGCGAAAAGATGTACCTTGCCAGCAGTTATATAA
- a CDS encoding NADH:flavin oxidoreductase, producing the protein METTSKTIFDTTEIGGRKLSNRLVVAPMTRVSATRAGVPTQEMADYYEAFASGGFGMIITEGTYTDNLFSKANHYQPGMADTGQMEGWKRVVNAVHKHNSIIISQLMHGGALSECREQTIAPSAVQPVGLRATDASVPPTPFPMPREMQREDFESVRNGYVDAALRAHRAGFDGAELHAANGYLFDQFITPHTNLRTDEYGGNERNRLRFLMEVYEAVKAASPPGFIVGIRISESKVNNLAYRWPDGPETGRRIFEVLAEIDPDYVHIAAEGGRWARECLYPDGRSANSIAKSILKSPVIANGGMHDVALAETLLNSNAADLVSIGRAAIASPDWPKRVASGEAVVPFFKEFIKPSLTLAHTRSVMERFNENALC; encoded by the coding sequence ATGGAAACGACCAGCAAAACGATATTCGACACTACCGAAATAGGCGGCAGGAAACTGTCCAACCGCCTCGTAGTGGCACCCATGACGCGCGTGAGCGCAACGCGGGCAGGGGTGCCTACACAGGAAATGGCCGACTACTACGAAGCATTCGCCTCGGGCGGTTTTGGAATGATCATTACCGAAGGCACCTATACGGATAATTTGTTCAGTAAAGCCAATCATTACCAGCCCGGCATGGCGGACACCGGGCAGATGGAAGGCTGGAAGCGGGTTGTGAACGCGGTGCACAAGCATAACTCCATTATTATAAGCCAATTGATGCACGGAGGCGCCTTGTCGGAATGTCGTGAGCAGACCATCGCGCCTTCGGCCGTACAACCCGTGGGGTTGCGGGCGACGGATGCCAGTGTGCCGCCGACCCCGTTCCCGATGCCGCGCGAAATGCAGCGTGAAGATTTCGAAAGCGTAAGAAATGGTTATGTCGATGCCGCGTTACGGGCGCATCGGGCCGGATTCGACGGGGCGGAACTGCATGCCGCCAACGGCTACCTGTTCGATCAGTTCATTACGCCGCACACCAATTTGCGCACCGACGAATATGGCGGGAACGAACGCAACAGACTCCGGTTTTTAATGGAGGTGTATGAAGCTGTAAAAGCCGCGTCGCCTCCGGGGTTCATCGTGGGGATACGCATTTCGGAAAGCAAAGTGAACAACCTTGCTTACCGCTGGCCCGACGGCCCTGAAACGGGACGGCGCATTTTTGAAGTATTGGCGGAAATCGACCCGGATTATGTGCATATCGCAGCCGAAGGCGGCCGCTGGGCACGGGAATGCCTTTATCCGGATGGCCGGTCGGCCAACAGCATCGCGAAGAGTATCCTGAAATCGCCGGTCATCGCGAACGGCGGAATGCACGACGTCGCATTGGCCGAAACGTTGCTGAACAGTAACGCGGCCGATCTGGTATCGATCGGCCGCGCGGCCATTGCCTCGCCCGACTGGCCCAAACGCGTGGCTTCGGGCGAGGCGGTGGTGCCGTTTTTCAAAGAATTCATCAAGCCAAGCCTTACACTTGCACACACGCGTAGTGTAATGGAACGGTTCAATGAAAATGCGTTGTGTTAG
- a CDS encoding response regulator transcription factor produces MKKILLVEDHAIVRLATRFLILDLLNPVVVHEAGSFSETLSQLAGNQIDLVILDINIPDGEGFNMIPKIREIQPKVLILIFSSLEEEIYALHYIKAGANGFLSKNASQDEIKKAILSMLEAGNYISTAVQQQLLRNTLENKPNGENPLEYLSQRELEVMDMLIEGYWTKEIAIKLNLTESSVSTYKARIFEKLKVNTLIEMFKKSPVLQKPEPGDLSPGKLPF; encoded by the coding sequence ATGAAAAAAATCTTACTGGTTGAAGACCATGCGATTGTCAGGCTGGCGACCCGGTTCTTGATCCTCGATTTGCTGAACCCGGTGGTCGTTCACGAAGCAGGCTCATTCAGTGAGACACTCTCCCAGCTCGCCGGTAATCAGATCGACCTGGTTATTCTCGACATCAACATTCCCGACGGCGAAGGCTTCAATATGATCCCGAAGATCCGGGAAATACAACCGAAAGTATTGATTTTGATCTTTTCCAGTCTTGAAGAAGAGATCTATGCATTGCATTACATCAAAGCGGGTGCCAATGGTTTCCTCTCTAAAAATGCGTCGCAGGATGAAATCAAAAAGGCAATATTATCTATGCTCGAAGCCGGCAACTACATCAGCACGGCTGTTCAGCAACAGCTGCTCCGGAATACGCTCGAAAACAAGCCCAACGGCGAAAATCCGCTCGAATACCTTTCACAACGCGAATTGGAGGTGATGGACATGCTCATCGAAGGTTACTGGACCAAGGAAATCGCGATCAAGCTGAATCTCACCGAAAGCTCTGTGAGCACCTACAAAGCCCGGATTTTCGAAAAGCTGAAAGTGAATACGCTGATTGAAATGTTCAAAAAAAGTCCAGTTTTACAAAAGCCAGAACCCGGGGATCTGAGTCCCGGAAAGTTACCTTTCTAA
- a CDS encoding BlaI/MecI/CopY family transcriptional regulator, producing MWKKLTAQEEDAMLAVWKTGEGNVKLFMEAMAPPVPPYTTLASTVKNLERKGYLSSRMVGNAYLYAPAISEEAYKQKFMGNVVKDYFENSYKELVSFFAQKNKISADELREIIGLIEGKK from the coding sequence ATATGGAAAAAATTAACCGCCCAGGAGGAAGACGCGATGCTGGCCGTATGGAAAACCGGCGAAGGGAATGTAAAGCTGTTTATGGAGGCGATGGCGCCTCCCGTCCCACCCTATACGACGCTCGCTTCCACCGTTAAAAACCTTGAAAGGAAGGGCTACCTCAGCAGCAGGATGGTCGGCAATGCCTATTTATATGCACCGGCCATCAGCGAAGAAGCGTACAAGCAAAAATTCATGGGAAACGTAGTGAAGGATTATTTCGAAAATTCCTACAAGGAGCTCGTGAGTTTCTTCGCACAGAAGAATAAAATATCGGCCGACGAGCTCAGGGAGATCATCGGGCTGATTGAAGGGAAAAAGTAA
- a CDS encoding Crp/Fnr family transcriptional regulator: METDPALHRMILDHVLRRIELTAAEQAHFISVLKVRKLLPRQYLVQQGEVCRHESYVCKGFLRSFYVDGKGNDHTLHFAMEDWWISDSTSFHLQRPAERNIVALETSVLLQIEKNDLEQLYKVIPAFERFWRILEQKGAIAQDQRILNAISMTGAERYHALIAKYPTLEQRLPQRHIASYLGITPVFLSQIRKASSRT; the protein is encoded by the coding sequence TTGGAAACAGACCCCGCATTGCACAGGATGATCCTCGACCATGTTCTGCGCCGCATTGAGCTCACGGCCGCCGAACAGGCCCATTTTATCTCCGTTTTGAAAGTCCGGAAGTTGCTTCCGCGGCAATACCTCGTCCAGCAGGGCGAAGTCTGCCGGCACGAAAGCTATGTCTGCAAAGGTTTTCTCCGCTCGTTTTATGTGGACGGGAAGGGCAACGATCATACCTTGCATTTCGCGATGGAAGACTGGTGGATCAGCGATTCCACCAGTTTCCATTTGCAGCGCCCGGCGGAGCGGAACATCGTGGCGCTGGAAACCTCCGTTTTACTACAAATCGAAAAGAACGACCTCGAACAGCTTTATAAGGTTATTCCGGCATTCGAACGCTTCTGGCGCATACTCGAACAAAAAGGGGCTATCGCGCAGGACCAGCGTATACTGAATGCCATTTCCATGACAGGTGCCGAGCGTTACCACGCCCTTATCGCCAAATATCCCACACTCGAACAACGGCTCCCGCAGCGGCATATCGCTTCTTACCTGGGCATCACGCCCGTGTTTCTGAGCCAGATACGCAAGGCGTCTTCGCGGACGTGA
- a CDS encoding outer membrane lipoprotein-sorting protein has protein sequence MKTNKLIWTMAAVFVSAASYAQTVDEIVDKHVAALGGLDKIKAVNTVITDRSLAVQGMEIPNKTTLVVGKSVRNESTVMGNTMVQVVDNGQGWMIRPTMMGGTGEPEDMPADQLKQQLSSLDPFGGLVNYKEKGNQVELVGKETLDKKDVFHLKLTTKDGQVIDEYVDAGTYLVSKVKVSMNGQDGEIALSDYKEVEGVKFPNTMEISNPQMGTMSFITNKITVNSPVDPAIFKKPAK, from the coding sequence ATGAAAACAAACAAACTAATCTGGACAATGGCCGCGGTGTTCGTATCCGCCGCTTCTTACGCGCAGACCGTGGACGAAATCGTCGATAAACACGTCGCGGCCCTGGGTGGGCTGGACAAAATCAAGGCGGTAAACACCGTGATAACCGATCGCTCGCTGGCTGTTCAAGGCATGGAAATTCCCAACAAGACGACGTTGGTCGTAGGCAAGTCGGTCCGCAACGAATCCACCGTAATGGGCAACACCATGGTGCAGGTGGTGGATAACGGCCAGGGATGGATGATCCGCCCAACGATGATGGGCGGAACCGGCGAACCGGAAGACATGCCCGCCGATCAGTTGAAACAGCAACTGAGTTCACTGGACCCGTTCGGAGGCCTGGTAAACTACAAGGAAAAAGGCAACCAGGTAGAACTCGTCGGAAAGGAAACCCTGGATAAAAAGGATGTTTTCCACCTCAAACTCACCACGAAGGACGGACAGGTGATCGACGAATATGTAGACGCCGGCACGTACCTGGTAAGCAAGGTGAAAGTCTCGATGAATGGGCAGGATGGCGAAATCGCCCTGTCGGACTATAAGGAAGTAGAGGGTGTGAAATTTCCCAACACGATGGAGATCAGCAACCCGCAAATGGGCACAATGTCGTTCATTACCAATAAGATAACCGTCAACTCACCTGTCGACCCGGCGATATTCAAGAAACCGGCGAAATAA